Proteins from a single region of Streptomyces vinaceus:
- a CDS encoding ArsA family ATPase: MSRLQVVSGKGGTGKTTVAAALALALAREGRRTLLVEVEGRQGIAQLFGAEALPYEERKIAVASGGGEVFALAIDAERALLDYLQMFYKLGSAGRALKKLGAIDFATTIAPGLRDVLLTGKACEAVRRKDKAGRYVYDHVIMDAPPTGRITRFLNVNDEVAGLARFGPIHNQAQAVMKVLKSPETAVHLVTLLEEMPVQETADGIAELEEAGLPVGRVVVNMVRPHHLDEDTLRAAAGERRADVAKALSRAGLGGARRGGVAERLVDPLLAQAAEHASRVELERAQRTVLEQLDVATYELPLLGAGMDLAGLYELASELRKQAGEE, encoded by the coding sequence GTGAGCAGGCTCCAGGTGGTCAGCGGCAAGGGCGGAACCGGAAAGACCACGGTCGCCGCGGCACTCGCGCTCGCCCTCGCGCGCGAGGGCAGACGGACGCTGCTGGTCGAGGTCGAGGGCAGGCAGGGGATCGCGCAGCTCTTCGGAGCGGAGGCGCTCCCGTACGAGGAGCGCAAGATCGCCGTCGCCTCGGGCGGCGGGGAGGTCTTCGCGCTGGCCATCGACGCCGAGCGGGCGCTCCTGGACTACCTCCAGATGTTCTACAAACTGGGCTCCGCCGGCCGCGCCCTGAAGAAGCTCGGCGCCATCGACTTCGCGACGACCATCGCGCCGGGGCTACGGGACGTGCTGCTGACCGGCAAGGCGTGCGAGGCCGTCCGGCGCAAGGACAAGGCCGGGCGTTACGTCTACGACCACGTGATCATGGACGCGCCGCCGACCGGGCGGATCACCCGCTTCCTGAACGTCAACGACGAGGTGGCGGGGCTGGCCCGGTTCGGGCCGATCCACAACCAGGCACAGGCCGTCATGAAGGTGCTCAAGTCCCCCGAGACGGCCGTCCACCTGGTCACGCTGCTGGAGGAGATGCCCGTCCAGGAGACCGCCGACGGGATCGCGGAGCTGGAGGAGGCCGGACTGCCCGTGGGGCGGGTCGTCGTCAACATGGTGCGGCCGCACCATCTGGACGAGGACACCCTGCGCGCCGCCGCCGGCGAGCGCCGGGCGGACGTGGCCAAGGCGCTGTCCCGGGCGGGCCTGGGCGGCGCCCGCCGCGGCGGGGTCGCGGAGCGGCTGGTGGACCCGCTGCTCGCGCAGGCCGCCGAGCACGCGAGCCGGGTGGAGCTGGAGCGCGCGCAGCGCACCGTACTGGAGCAGCTGGACGTGGCGACGTACGAACTCCCCCTGCTCGGCGCGGGAATGGATCTGGCCGGGCTCTACGAGCTGGCCTCGGAACTGCGGAAGCAGGCGGGCGAGGAATGA
- a CDS encoding transglycosylase domain-containing protein, giving the protein MGKKRSGAGLTGPQQAAKFLGVSVLSGVVLAGIAIPGAGALGLAAKGTVEGFDEIPANLKTPPLSQRTTILDAEGGLIATVYSRDRQVVPLTAISPYMQKAIVAIEDSRFYEHGAIDAKGILRAVNRNAQEGGAAQGASTLTQQYVKNVFVEEAGDDETKVREAQEKSLGRKIRELKYSIQVEEELGKKKILENYLNITYFGQQAYGIESAAQRYFSKPAKDLTLDESALLAGVVQSPSRFDPVNDAQEAMKRRNVVLQRMADMKDISQAEADEAKKKPVTLKVTRPKNGCITAVKGAGFFCDYVRNTFLTDPVFGKTREERAKLWNQGGLTVRTTLDPQSQESVNESIKDHVNQDDKVATAVTLVQPGTGRVLAMGQSKPYGFGKNETQINFSVDKRMGGSNFGFPTGSTFKPFVAAAALEKGVPAGKTYASPHDMEYPSPVQTCGDKPWVNTSHDRVENESESERGPYGMQEAMAKSVNTYFVEMISENGLCPVTDMTTKLGVIPADGTKLPEVPAIALGTEGMSPLTMANAYATFANRGVYCTPVALESITDAHGKALAVPKSQCDRVMSEKTADTVNTLLLGVIDSGTGTAAGLTDRQNAGKTGTTDSRYNAWFVGYTPNMAGATWVGSGGAKQVSMENITIGGQYYDKVYGGGLPGPIWKQAVSGALDGREAPNFVTVGLGPDTGAPTGGGRPTNPTPNKPGKPGKPGGDNKPGGRPGGQTAAGATGGAAAGPTGGATGGDTPTDPFPGGIIGGLED; this is encoded by the coding sequence ATGGGAAAGAAGCGCTCGGGCGCCGGGCTCACGGGGCCGCAGCAGGCCGCCAAGTTCCTCGGGGTGTCCGTTCTCTCCGGAGTTGTGCTGGCCGGCATCGCCATCCCGGGCGCAGGCGCCCTGGGACTCGCCGCCAAGGGGACGGTCGAGGGATTCGACGAGATCCCGGCCAATCTCAAGACGCCGCCGCTGAGTCAGCGCACGACGATTCTGGACGCCGAGGGTGGCTTGATCGCCACGGTCTATTCACGGGACCGGCAGGTGGTGCCGCTCACGGCCATCTCCCCGTACATGCAGAAGGCGATCGTCGCGATCGAGGACTCGCGTTTCTACGAGCACGGCGCGATCGACGCGAAGGGCATCCTGCGCGCGGTGAACCGCAACGCGCAGGAAGGCGGAGCCGCGCAGGGCGCCTCGACGCTGACCCAGCAGTACGTGAAGAACGTGTTCGTCGAAGAAGCCGGTGACGACGAGACCAAGGTGCGCGAGGCCCAGGAGAAGAGCCTCGGCCGCAAGATCCGCGAGCTGAAGTACTCGATCCAGGTCGAGGAGGAGCTCGGGAAGAAGAAGATCCTTGAGAACTACCTCAACATCACGTACTTCGGCCAGCAGGCGTACGGAATCGAATCCGCCGCCCAGCGTTACTTCAGCAAGCCGGCCAAGGACCTGACCCTGGACGAGTCGGCGCTGCTGGCGGGCGTGGTGCAGTCGCCGAGCCGGTTCGACCCGGTGAACGACGCGCAGGAGGCGATGAAGCGCCGCAACGTCGTCCTCCAGCGGATGGCCGACATGAAGGACATCTCGCAGGCCGAGGCGGACGAGGCGAAGAAGAAGCCGGTGACGCTGAAGGTGACGCGGCCGAAGAACGGCTGCATCACCGCGGTCAAGGGCGCGGGCTTCTTCTGCGACTACGTGCGCAACACGTTCCTGACCGACCCTGTCTTCGGCAAGACCCGCGAGGAGCGGGCGAAGCTCTGGAACCAGGGCGGCCTGACCGTACGGACGACGCTGGACCCGCAGTCGCAGGAGTCCGTCAACGAGTCGATCAAGGACCACGTCAACCAGGACGACAAGGTCGCCACCGCCGTCACCCTGGTGCAGCCGGGCACGGGTCGGGTCCTCGCGATGGGCCAGTCCAAGCCGTACGGCTTCGGGAAGAACGAGACGCAGATCAACTTCTCGGTCGACAAGCGGATGGGCGGATCGAACTTCGGCTTCCCGACCGGTTCGACCTTCAAGCCGTTCGTCGCGGCCGCGGCCCTGGAGAAGGGCGTGCCGGCGGGCAAGACGTACGCCTCCCCGCACGACATGGAGTACCCGAGCCCGGTGCAGACCTGCGGCGACAAGCCCTGGGTCAACACCTCGCACGACCGGGTGGAGAACGAGTCGGAGTCCGAGCGCGGCCCGTACGGCATGCAGGAGGCCATGGCCAAGTCGGTCAACACGTACTTCGTGGAGATGATCTCCGAGAACGGGCTCTGCCCCGTGACCGACATGACCACGAAGCTCGGCGTGATCCCGGCCGACGGGACGAAGCTGCCGGAGGTCCCGGCCATCGCGCTCGGCACCGAGGGCATGTCCCCGCTGACCATGGCGAACGCGTACGCGACCTTCGCCAACCGCGGCGTGTACTGCACCCCCGTCGCGCTGGAGTCCATCACGGACGCCCACGGCAAGGCGCTGGCCGTGCCGAAGTCGCAGTGCGACCGCGTGATGAGCGAGAAGACCGCCGACACCGTCAACACGCTGCTGCTCGGCGTGATCGACTCCGGTACGGGTACGGCCGCGGGCCTGACCGACCGGCAGAACGCGGGCAAGACCGGCACCACCGACAGCCGCTACAACGCCTGGTTCGTCGGGTACACGCCGAACATGGCGGGCGCGACGTGGGTCGGCTCGGGCGGCGCCAAGCAGGTGTCGATGGAGAACATCACCATCGGTGGCCAGTACTACGACAAGGTCTACGGCGGCGGGCTGCCCGGCCCGATCTGGAAGCAGGCGGTCTCGGGCGCGCTGGACGGCCGCGAGGCGCCGAACTTCGTCACGGTCGGCCTCGGGCCCGACACCGGGGCGCCGACCGGCGGCGGCCGGCCCACCAACCCGACGCCGAACAAGCCGGGGAAGCCCGGCAAGCCGGGCGGCGACAACAAGCCCGGAGGCCGCCCCGGAGGCCAGACGGCGGCCGGAGCCACGGGCGGCGCCGCGGCCGGCCCGACCGGGGGCGCGACGGGCGGCGACACGCCGACCGACCCGTTCCCCGGCGGCATCATCGGCGGCCTGGAGGACTGA
- a CDS encoding WhiB family transcriptional regulator gives MGWVTDWSAQAACRTTDPDELFVQGAAQNRAKAVCTGCPVRTECLADALDNRVEFGVWGGMTERERRALLRRRPTVTSWRRLLETARTEYERSTGILTVDVDADMADLDVPYETYAAAG, from the coding sequence ATGGGCTGGGTTACCGACTGGAGTGCGCAGGCAGCCTGCCGCACTACCGATCCGGATGAACTGTTCGTTCAAGGAGCGGCACAGAACAGGGCCAAGGCGGTGTGCACCGGATGTCCGGTGCGGACCGAGTGCCTGGCCGACGCGCTCGACAATCGTGTCGAGTTCGGAGTATGGGGCGGAATGACCGAGCGGGAGCGTCGCGCACTGCTGCGCAGGCGTCCCACCGTCACCTCGTGGCGACGGCTGCTCGAAACCGCCCGCACGGAGTACGAGCGCAGTACGGGCATCCTCACCGTGGATGTCGATGCGGACATGGCGGACCTCGACGTCCCGTACGAGACGTACGCGGCAGCCGGGTAG
- a CDS encoding S9 family peptidase, with translation MTDNTAAPDWEKRFRAPRVGLPDWAEDAPDRSLFVSNATGTYELYAWDRATGSQRQATDRPNGTTDGTLSPDGEWIWWFSDTDGDEFGTWVRQPFAGGPDVPATPGLEPSYPAGLAIGRDGTSVVGRSTDEDGTTIHVVRPDGAEPVVIYRHRESAGVGDLSHDGTLIAIEHTEHGDAMHSALRVVTLDGATVAELDDSRNGTVELGLEVLGFAPVAGDTRLLVGHQRRGRWEPMVWDVATGSEEDLAIDLPGDVSAEWYPDGSALLIAHSYEARSELWRYDLAARELAKVDTPPGTVSGASARPDGTVEYLWSSAAEPSAVRSTAGGIVLDPPGFRAPGSVPVEDVWVEGPGGRIHALAQRPQGHGDGPFPTVFEVHGGPTWHDSDAFAAAPAAWLDHGFAVVRVNYRGSTGYGRAWTDALKHRVGLIELEDIAAVREWAVASGLADPARLVLSGGSWGGYLTLLGLGTQPEAWAVGLAAVPVADYVTAYHDEMEALKSLDRTLFGGTPEEVPDRFEASSPLTYVDAVKAPVHIAAGVNDPRCPIRQIENYVERLAARGAVHEVYRYDAGHGSLVVEERIKQVRMELEFVREHLPR, from the coding sequence ATGACTGACAACACGGCCGCACCTGACTGGGAGAAGCGCTTCCGGGCGCCGCGCGTCGGGCTGCCCGACTGGGCCGAGGACGCTCCGGACCGCTCGCTCTTCGTCTCGAACGCCACCGGGACGTACGAGCTCTACGCCTGGGACCGGGCCACCGGCAGCCAGCGGCAGGCCACCGACCGGCCCAACGGGACCACGGACGGGACCCTCTCCCCCGACGGGGAGTGGATCTGGTGGTTCTCCGACACCGACGGCGACGAGTTCGGCACCTGGGTGCGCCAGCCGTTCGCGGGCGGCCCCGACGTGCCGGCCACCCCCGGGCTGGAGCCCTCGTACCCCGCCGGGCTCGCCATCGGGCGCGACGGGACCTCCGTGGTCGGCCGCTCCACCGACGAGGACGGGACCACCATCCACGTGGTGCGGCCGGACGGCGCGGAGCCCGTGGTGATCTACCGGCACCGCGAGTCGGCCGGCGTCGGCGACCTCTCCCACGACGGGACGCTGATCGCGATCGAGCACACCGAGCACGGCGACGCCATGCACTCGGCGCTGCGCGTGGTCACCCTCGACGGGGCCACCGTCGCCGAGCTCGACGACTCCCGGAACGGGACGGTGGAGCTCGGCCTGGAGGTGCTCGGCTTCGCACCGGTCGCCGGGGACACCCGGCTGCTGGTCGGCCACCAGCGGCGCGGCCGCTGGGAGCCGATGGTCTGGGACGTGGCCACCGGGTCCGAGGAGGACCTGGCGATCGACCTGCCGGGCGACGTCAGCGCCGAGTGGTACCCGGACGGCTCCGCGCTGCTGATCGCGCACAGCTACGAGGCCCGCAGCGAGCTGTGGCGCTACGACCTGGCCGCGCGGGAGCTCGCCAAGGTCGACACCCCGCCCGGCACCGTCTCCGGCGCGAGCGCCCGGCCCGACGGCACGGTGGAGTACCTGTGGTCCTCGGCGGCCGAGCCCTCGGCCGTACGGTCCACCGCGGGCGGGATCGTCCTGGACCCGCCCGGCTTCCGGGCGCCCGGCTCGGTGCCGGTGGAGGACGTGTGGGTGGAGGGCCCCGGCGGGCGGATCCACGCGCTGGCGCAGCGGCCGCAGGGGCACGGCGACGGCCCCTTCCCGACGGTCTTCGAGGTGCACGGCGGACCGACCTGGCACGACAGCGACGCCTTCGCGGCGGCCCCGGCAGCCTGGCTGGACCACGGTTTCGCGGTGGTCCGGGTCAACTACCGCGGTTCGACCGGCTACGGCCGCGCGTGGACCGACGCCCTCAAGCACCGCGTCGGCCTGATCGAGCTGGAGGACATCGCGGCGGTCCGGGAGTGGGCGGTGGCCTCCGGCCTCGCCGACCCGGCGCGCCTGGTGCTCTCGGGCGGGTCCTGGGGCGGCTACCTGACCCTGCTGGGGCTCGGCACGCAGCCCGAGGCCTGGGCCGTGGGTCTGGCCGCCGTACCGGTCGCCGACTACGTGACGGCGTACCACGACGAGATGGAGGCGCTGAAGTCCCTGGACCGCACCCTCTTCGGCGGTACGCCGGAGGAGGTCCCGGACCGCTTCGAGGCTTCCTCGCCGCTCACCTACGTGGACGCGGTGAAGGCACCGGTCCACATCGCGGCGGGCGTCAACGACCCGCGCTGCCCGATCCGCCAGATCGAGAACTACGTGGAACGGCTGGCGGCGCGCGGGGCGGTGCACGAGGTGTACCGCTACGACGCCGGGCACGGCTCGCTTGTCGTGGAGGAGCGGATCAAGCAGGTCCGGATGGAGCTGGAGTTCGTACGCGAGCACCTGCCGCGGTAA
- a CDS encoding SURF1 family protein has translation MHRFLLTPRWWGINVFVALAVPVCLFMGTWQLGRFEDRVDSHKEASAGRPAAEAAAPLESLLPVDKKTSGRLASASGEYAEQLLVPERRLDGRSGFYVLNLLRTDSGKAVPVVRGWLPGPADASKAPAAPTGRVEVTGALQASESSTSKGVHAEGGLPAGQLGVIGAASLVNLVPYGLYDAWLTVQTPADGLTPVPAQAPSNTGLDLKAFQNLGYTGEWFVFAAFVLFMWFRLYRREVETLRDAEAGLLPEPAAAEAATPAASTAADPAAATASARPAE, from the coding sequence GTGCACCGGTTTCTCCTGACCCCGCGCTGGTGGGGGATCAACGTCTTCGTCGCGCTCGCCGTCCCCGTCTGCCTGTTCATGGGGACCTGGCAGCTCGGCCGGTTCGAGGACCGCGTCGACAGCCACAAGGAGGCGAGCGCCGGACGGCCCGCCGCCGAGGCCGCCGCGCCGCTGGAGTCGCTGCTCCCGGTGGACAAGAAGACCTCCGGACGCCTCGCCTCCGCATCCGGCGAGTACGCCGAGCAGCTGCTCGTCCCCGAGCGCCGGCTCGACGGCAGGAGCGGGTTCTACGTGCTGAACCTGCTGAGGACCGACTCCGGAAAGGCCGTCCCCGTGGTCCGGGGCTGGCTGCCGGGCCCCGCGGACGCCTCGAAGGCCCCGGCCGCGCCGACCGGGCGGGTCGAGGTGACGGGCGCGCTCCAGGCCTCCGAGAGCTCCACCAGCAAGGGCGTGCACGCCGAGGGCGGGCTGCCCGCCGGCCAGCTCGGGGTGATCGGGGCGGCCTCGCTGGTCAACCTCGTGCCGTACGGGCTCTACGACGCCTGGCTGACGGTGCAGACCCCGGCGGACGGGCTGACCCCGGTGCCGGCCCAGGCGCCGAGCAACACCGGGCTGGACCTGAAGGCCTTCCAGAACCTCGGCTACACCGGCGAGTGGTTCGTCTTCGCCGCGTTCGTGCTGTTCATGTGGTTCCGGCTCTACCGCCGCGAGGTGGAGACCCTGCGCGACGCCGAGGCGGGGCTGCTGCCGGAGCCCGCCGCGGCCGAAGCGGCGACGCCCGCCGCCTCCACGGCCGCGGACCCGGCCGCCGCTACGGCTTCGGCGCGTCCAGCGGAATGA
- the codA gene encoding cytosine deaminase has protein sequence MRMIVRGARLLHTEGLSDVEVAEDGRIARVVPYDDQKEPPATGVLIEAHGGLLTAPFVEPHIHLDTALTAGEPRPNASGTLWEGIACWSERKRTLTREDVIARAEQVLRWQAAHGVLHVRTHCDVTDPGLTALDALLEVRDRVREFMTLQIVAFPQEGIVSFPGGEALLREAVARGADVVGAIPHFEDTREDGVASLGIAFAVAEEHGLRVDAHCDEIDDEQSRFVEVLAALALRTGLRERATASHTTAMGSYGGAYSFKLRRLLSRSGINLVSNPFANLNLQGRFDDYPKRRGLTQVKEMLAAGVNVAFGHDDVMDPWNALGTANPLQTALVGLYAAQLTGADEIPVAFEMVTGRAARVLGLTEAEYGIAEGAPASFVLLPAETPAEAVRRQVRPRYVVARGTVLAETPPAPTRLNWPGEPPSEVDFRRS, from the coding sequence ATGCGGATGATCGTCCGGGGCGCCCGGCTGCTCCACACCGAAGGACTCTCCGACGTGGAGGTCGCCGAGGACGGGCGCATCGCGCGGGTGGTCCCGTACGACGACCAGAAGGAGCCGCCGGCCACCGGCGTGCTGATCGAGGCGCACGGCGGTCTGCTCACCGCCCCCTTCGTCGAGCCGCACATCCACCTGGACACCGCCCTGACCGCCGGGGAGCCGCGCCCGAACGCCTCCGGGACGCTGTGGGAGGGCATCGCCTGCTGGAGCGAGCGCAAACGCACCCTGACCCGGGAGGACGTGATCGCGCGGGCGGAGCAGGTGCTGCGCTGGCAGGCGGCCCACGGCGTGCTGCACGTACGCACGCACTGCGACGTCACCGACCCGGGGCTCACCGCGCTGGACGCGCTGCTGGAGGTCCGCGACCGGGTCCGGGAGTTCATGACCCTGCAGATCGTCGCGTTCCCGCAGGAGGGCATCGTCTCCTTCCCCGGCGGCGAGGCACTGCTGCGCGAGGCGGTGGCGCGCGGCGCCGACGTCGTCGGGGCGATCCCGCACTTCGAGGACACCCGCGAGGACGGGGTCGCCTCGCTCGGGATCGCCTTCGCCGTGGCCGAGGAGCACGGGCTGCGCGTGGACGCCCACTGCGACGAGATCGACGACGAGCAGTCCCGGTTCGTGGAGGTGCTGGCCGCGCTGGCGCTGCGCACGGGGCTGCGGGAGCGGGCGACGGCCTCGCACACGACGGCGATGGGCTCCTACGGCGGCGCGTACAGCTTCAAACTCCGGCGGCTGCTGTCCCGTTCCGGGATCAACCTGGTCTCCAACCCGTTCGCGAACCTCAACCTCCAGGGCCGCTTCGACGACTACCCGAAGCGGCGCGGGCTCACCCAGGTCAAGGAGATGCTGGCGGCGGGGGTGAACGTGGCCTTCGGCCACGACGACGTGATGGACCCGTGGAACGCCCTCGGCACCGCGAACCCGCTCCAGACCGCCCTCGTCGGGCTGTACGCCGCCCAGCTCACGGGGGCGGACGAGATCCCGGTGGCCTTCGAGATGGTGACCGGGCGCGCGGCGCGGGTGCTGGGCCTGACGGAGGCGGAGTACGGGATCGCCGAGGGCGCGCCCGCCTCTTTCGTGCTGCTCCCGGCCGAGACCCCGGCCGAGGCGGTACGCCGCCAGGTCCGGCCGCGGTACGTGGTCGCGCGGGGGACCGTACTCGCCGAGACGCCGCCGGCGCCGACCCGGCTGAACTGGCCGGGGGAGCCGCCGTCCGAGGTGGACTTCCGCCGGTCGTAG
- a CDS encoding metallophosphoesterase, with product MRARYGVPLKVTASIAAVGAAGVAYAAGFEARSFRLRRITVPVLPAGMRPLRVLQVSDIHMVGGQHKKRAWLQSLAGLRPDFVVNTGDNLSDTEGVPEVLDALGPLMSFPGVYVFGSNDYYGPRLRNPGRYLIEKVQGRHGLNGNKPVVGAVHNPWEEMRDAFDAAGWVNLTNTRGRLKLPGLELAFTGLDDPHIKRDRYERVAGGPEPDADFSMAVVHAPYLRVLESFTADRYPLILAGHTHGGQLCIPFYGALVTNCDLDTERVKGLSTHEADGHRAYLHVSAGCGTNRYTPVRFACPPEATLLTLTPKA from the coding sequence ATGCGTGCGCGTTACGGAGTACCCCTGAAGGTCACGGCGTCGATCGCGGCGGTGGGGGCCGCCGGTGTCGCCTATGCCGCCGGTTTCGAGGCGCGGTCGTTCCGGCTGCGCCGGATCACCGTGCCGGTGCTCCCCGCCGGGATGCGGCCGCTGCGCGTGCTCCAGGTCTCCGACATCCACATGGTCGGCGGGCAGCACAAGAAGCGCGCCTGGCTCCAGTCGCTGGCCGGCCTGCGCCCGGACTTCGTGGTGAACACGGGCGACAACCTCTCCGACACGGAGGGCGTGCCGGAGGTGCTGGACGCCTTGGGCCCCCTGATGTCCTTCCCCGGGGTGTACGTCTTCGGCTCGAACGACTACTACGGGCCGCGGCTGCGCAATCCCGGGCGCTACCTGATCGAGAAGGTCCAGGGCCGGCACGGGCTGAACGGCAACAAGCCGGTCGTCGGCGCCGTGCACAACCCGTGGGAGGAGATGCGGGACGCCTTCGACGCGGCGGGCTGGGTGAACCTCACCAACACGCGCGGCCGCCTGAAACTGCCCGGCCTGGAGCTGGCCTTCACCGGCCTCGACGACCCGCACATCAAGCGGGACCGGTACGAACGGGTCGCGGGCGGTCCGGAGCCGGACGCCGACTTCTCGATGGCCGTCGTGCACGCCCCGTACCTGCGGGTCCTGGAGTCCTTCACGGCCGACCGCTACCCGCTGATCCTGGCGGGGCACACACACGGCGGGCAGCTGTGCATCCCCTTCTACGGGGCGCTCGTCACCAACTGCGACCTGGACACGGAGCGGGTGAAGGGGCTCTCGACGCACGAGGCGGACGGGCACCGCGCCTACCTCCACGTCTCGGCGGGCTGCGGCACGAACCGCTACACCCCGGTCCGCTTCGCCTGCCCCCCGGAAGCCACCCTGCTGACGCTGACCCCGAAGGCGTAG
- a CDS encoding GatB/YqeY domain-containing protein: MTTLKAKLQEDLTTAIRARDELHSSTLRLTLAAITKEEVAGKEARVLSDDEVLKVIAKEAKKRREAAEAFAQGGRPEQAARETAEGEFLDTYLPKQLSDEELGAIVAQAVEEAKAAGAEGPRAMGAVMKIVNPKVAGLAEGGRVAAAVKKHLA; this comes from the coding sequence ATGACCACGCTCAAGGCCAAGCTCCAGGAAGACCTCACCACCGCCATCAGGGCGCGCGACGAGCTGCACTCGTCCACGCTGCGCCTGACCCTCGCCGCCATCACCAAGGAGGAGGTCGCGGGCAAGGAGGCACGCGTGCTCTCCGACGACGAGGTCCTCAAGGTGATCGCCAAGGAGGCGAAGAAGCGCCGCGAGGCCGCGGAGGCCTTCGCGCAGGGCGGTCGTCCCGAGCAGGCCGCGCGCGAGACGGCGGAGGGCGAGTTCCTCGACACCTACCTGCCCAAGCAGCTCAGCGACGAGGAGCTCGGCGCGATCGTGGCGCAGGCCGTCGAGGAGGCCAAGGCCGCGGGTGCCGAGGGGCCGCGGGCCATGGGTGCCGTCATGAAGATCGTGAACCCGAAGGTGGCCGGTCTGGCGGAGGGCGGCCGCGTCGCCGCCGCCGTCAAGAAGCACCTCGCCTAG
- a CDS encoding DUF5956 family protein, whose product MARDSVDSFDAWGSWGSWGSWDEGGTPHPLALRRSGRSEQEPDRLPEVRELEVLGWEPAPGETLWAFLPYVWPPAYRTWIPDRSTHWAVETRLDGHGHVTDVEAAPLDDPDLRDLDREDEEVLRALGLPPRPPGRLWLLRPPGSLPTVGAVLDRLREAARERGVEATPSADFLALVRTELAALAAESGPAT is encoded by the coding sequence ATGGCGAGGGACTCGGTGGACTCGTTCGACGCGTGGGGTTCGTGGGGCTCATGGGGCTCGTGGGACGAGGGCGGAACACCGCACCCGCTCGCGCTGCGCCGCTCCGGCCGCAGCGAGCAGGAGCCGGACCGGCTGCCCGAGGTCCGGGAGCTGGAGGTGCTCGGCTGGGAGCCCGCGCCCGGCGAAACGCTGTGGGCGTTCCTCCCCTACGTGTGGCCGCCGGCGTACCGGACCTGGATCCCGGACCGGTCCACCCACTGGGCGGTTGAGACCCGGCTGGACGGCCACGGGCACGTCACCGACGTGGAGGCCGCCCCGCTCGACGACCCCGATCTGCGCGACCTCGACCGGGAGGACGAGGAGGTCCTGAGGGCCCTCGGCCTCCCGCCCCGGCCGCCGGGCCGCCTGTGGCTGCTGCGCCCGCCCGGCTCCCTCCCCACGGTCGGCGCGGTCCTCGACCGCCTGCGGGAGGCGGCGCGGGAACGCGGGGTGGAGGCCACGCCCTCGGCCGACTTCCTCGCACTGGTCCGCACCGAACTCGCGGCGCTGGCGGCCGAGTCCGGGCCGGCCACGTAA
- a CDS encoding ArsA family ATPase, which yields MDAARMDAAPRLPVDRLLDDPGTRIIVCCGAGGVGKTTTAAALGVRAAERGRKVVVLTIDPARRLAQSMGIDSLDNTPRRVKGVDGADGGELHAMMLDMKRTFDEIVEGHADSERAEAILANPFYQSLSAGFAGTQEYMAMEKLGQLRAREDWDLIVVDTPPSRSALDFLDAPKRLGSFLDGKFIRVLMAPAKVGGRAGMKFLNVGMSLMTGTLSKLMGASLLKDVQTFVAAMDTMFGGFRTRADATFRLLQAPGTAFLVVAAPEPDALREAAYFVERLAAEKMPLAGLVLNRVHVSGADQLSAERALAAAENLEEGGIVDQESGNAGLRDSAAEADATGAGAAESGADADVDEITAGLLRLHAERMQVIAREQRTRDRFTSLHPEVAVAEVAALPGDVHDLAGLRAIGERLAAGVPAGA from the coding sequence ATGGACGCGGCCCGCATGGACGCCGCCCCGCGGCTGCCCGTGGACCGGCTGCTGGACGACCCCGGGACGCGGATCATCGTCTGCTGCGGAGCGGGCGGGGTCGGCAAGACCACGACCGCCGCGGCCCTGGGCGTACGGGCGGCCGAGCGCGGGCGGAAGGTGGTCGTGCTGACCATCGACCCGGCGCGCCGGCTCGCCCAGTCGATGGGGATCGACTCCCTGGACAACACCCCGCGCCGGGTGAAGGGGGTCGACGGCGCGGACGGCGGTGAACTGCACGCCATGATGCTGGACATGAAGCGGACCTTCGACGAGATCGTCGAGGGGCACGCGGACTCCGAGCGGGCCGAGGCCATCCTCGCCAACCCCTTCTACCAGTCGCTGTCGGCCGGCTTCGCGGGCACGCAGGAGTACATGGCGATGGAGAAGCTGGGCCAGCTGCGGGCCCGCGAGGACTGGGACCTGATCGTCGTGGACACCCCGCCGAGCCGGTCCGCGCTGGACTTCCTCGACGCGCCGAAGCGGCTGGGGTCCTTCCTGGACGGGAAGTTCATCCGGGTGCTGATGGCTCCGGCGAAGGTGGGCGGCCGGGCGGGGATGAAGTTCCTCAACGTCGGCATGTCCCTGATGACCGGCACGCTGAGCAAGCTGATGGGCGCCTCGCTGCTGAAGGACGTGCAGACGTTCGTGGCGGCGATGGACACGATGTTCGGCGGTTTCCGCACGCGCGCGGACGCGACGTTCCGGCTCCTCCAGGCTCCCGGTACGGCCTTCCTGGTGGTCGCGGCGCCCGAGCCGGACGCGCTGCGGGAGGCGGCGTACTTCGTGGAGCGGCTGGCCGCGGAGAAGATGCCGCTGGCCGGGCTCGTACTGAACCGGGTGCACGTCAGCGGGGCCGACCAGCTGTCCGCGGAGCGGGCGTTGGCCGCCGCAGAGAATCTTGAAGAAGGCGGCATTGTCGATCAGGAGTCCGGGAATGCTGGACTTCGTGACTCGGCCGCGGAGGCCGACGCGACGGGAGCCGGGGCCGCGGAGAGCGGCGCGGACGCCGACGTGGACGAGATCACCGCTGGACTGCTGCGTCTGCACGCCGAGCGGATGCAGGTGATCGCACGTGAACAGCGCACACGCGATCGTTTCACCTCACTGCACCCCGAGGTGGCGGTGGCCGAAGTGGCCGCCCTGCCCGGCGATGTGCACGACCTCGCCGGGCTGCGGGCCATCGGAGAGCGACTCGCGGCCGGGGTGCCGGCCGGAGCGTAG